From the genome of Rubripirellula reticaptiva:
TCTTGCGAACGATTCGGATCGAAGCTTCGCGGCGGTCACCGACCGTGATCGAAGGGTCGGCCAGCAGTTTGGCTTCGGAGGTGGAATCGAGTGCTTCCAGAAAGACCGAGGATTCCATTGCGCCGGTGATCGTTCGGATTCCGACGCTGGCCGCGCCGGTCGTCGTCATACTGGATGATGCTTTTAAGAAATCCGAGACGTTCTCGGTCACGTTGACCAAGGCCTCGTTCTGTGCGTTGGCGATCCCACGCACCTCGCGTGACCAGTTGACGCCGATCTGTTCCAGTTCGCTGAGACTGACGTCATAGATCATCGCTGTGATGCGAACCTGTTGGCGAGCCACGTCGAGTTGAGTGACGATTTCGGAAGCGGTTTGAAGTTCCGCGGGCGTGCCTTTGACCATGATGCGGTTTTCTTGCGAGTAGACCGCAACAATCGCTGAATCACCAAGTGTCATTCGCAGCGGTTCAGCCAGTTCATCCGCTTCGGTGAATTGAGGGGTAAAGTAGGCGATTCCCGCGATCACTGGCTCGTTCGTAGAAAGCGGGGCAGGCAATTCGGAAGCCGTGTCAGCGAGTGTTGATGAAGATTCAACCGTCGCTGAGGCCGTTGACGACGTCGTTGGCGATAGGGAAGCAAACAGGTTGCGGACACGTTCGATACGTTCCGGCTTGTCGATGACCAGCACCATGTCGACGCCAATTTTCTTCATTTGGCCTCGTTCGCTTAGCAGCATCTCAGCAGCTTCAAGCGTGGAGTTATCGTCACGCAGACTTGAAGGCAGGGTGACGGTTTCTGAGATGAACGATGGATCATCCATGCCGACTTGATCGGCCGATAAAACGACGAGGCTACTTCCCGTTTTTCGATAGCTGTATCCCGATGAAGTTAACGCCGCAGCTAGCACTTCCGAAAGCGGCGCGTTAAAGAACGTACCGCTGACTTCACCGGAAACTTCTTCGCCGGCAACAATGTTGATCTTCCACAGATCGCTTAGCAGAAAGACAACTTCCGAAAGCGGTGTCTTGCGAAACGAGACGGTGCCTCGCATCTGGAGTGCTTCATCAACGGTACGCGGCTCTGCCGATTGACTTGCCTGCGCATCCGATGGCGACGATGTTGCATGTGAAGTACGTGCGGCGTCGGAATTTGGTAGCGGCGTGGAAACCCAAGGCTGGGGCGCATTGGTTGCCCTGCGGTCTTCGTCAACTTCAGCCGCCGCTGCCGTCAGCGCTGCGGTGAACGGAGACGCTTTCGCGGAAATCAGTTTCGCTCGCGGGCGGACAATTGAACCCTCGCCCGCCGGCCACGCATGGGCTAATTCGATCGGTCGCGCATCGATCGATGGGTCAAAGGCACGCGGCGTTTGGCCGACTGCGATCGACGACAGGCAGGTTGCGCTAAGCAAACCCATGCCAATGACGATGGATCGTCGAACGCGAATCGGATTGTTATTTGTTTCGTTGCCGTCCATGGCAAGTCTTCTTTCAATCGTCGGGCAAACGGGCAGTGAAGGACTTCGGAAATCAACGCGTGTGGGTTGAATCGCCAAGCAATGCAAGTTCTTCCTGGGTTAAATCGTCCTCGGAATCCGGGTTCGTTGCGGCCGGCCTTAAACCGTACACAATCAATCGGATTTCCAAGTTCATCGGTGACGCCTGTACTCCGCTAGGTGCGGTCAACAGCGTCTTTGTCGTCATCAGCCATCCATGGCTAGTGACGTCGCTTATGATTTGGCGAACAGCATCGAGCGATCCGTCCGCCTGTAGTTCTACTTCGTGAGTGTAAAAGACAAACGTAGAGTTCTCGCCGTAAATCGGCATGGATTCGTTTCTGGCGTCATCGCCTTCATGTGCCCAGGCTCGTGATTCGCCGGGCGAGATTTCAAGTCGGCGCAATCTCGCTTTTGACGACCGTACAATTTCGATTAATTGTTCACGTACCGTCTCGATGTTCGAATCGTCGATGCTCTGTTCGATGAAGATATCAATCTCGGAAGCAAGCTGTTTTTCGATTTGGTTCAGCGAATTTTGGCGTCGCTGGGTGTCGATCAAGGTTGTTTCAAGTTGCTGTAATTCGGCAGCATCCCGCTGTAGTTCGTAGTACTCGCTAATCCAAGGCAGCGCGAACGCGATGACAAACACAAAGCTGATCCCCGCCATCAGCGATTGAGCTGCGGTGCTGGAGTATCTTCCACTCGACCGATGAGATTTGCCTTTGGGTGATTTGGAATCGATCTTATTCATCGTCGATTCCTATTTGAGATGGACGCTCGGCTTGCTTGGTCGTCAGTCGAATGGCGAAGCGAGTCGATTGAGTGTCTTGTTCAGGTGTCGTTCCTTTTAGGGCAACCTGTGTCACCCCCGGCAATCGCCGCAATGTGTTGACGACTTCGTACACAATGGATTCTTCGATGACGGTACCGTCCATCAGAACTTGACCGCCTGATTCAATTCGAAACTCGTTCAGCTTGGCCATCTCGGGCAAGCTTTGCGTGACGTTGGTCAGCATCTCAGACCAGTCCGGCTCTGTTGTTTGTTTTTCGATCAACTTGAAGTGATCGAGCTGTTCACGTTTGCGCGCAAGTTGGCTGAACTTGATATTACTGGCGACGATCTGGGACTGCAGTTCAGTACGCCCTTGTTTCGTTCCGGCGTGTCGGCGCCGTTCTTTGGACACTAGGCCATAGGAAGTGATCATGCAGATGCTGGCAACGGCAACTGGCCACAGCATCTTGGCTGCTTGTTGAGGCCAAGATAAATCCGGTGCTCGGCGAACCTGAACTAACAGGTCAGGAACATCACTGGCTTGAACCCGCGTCAGCAGCGGGAACACTGTTGCGACGGCCGGTACACAACTAGACTGACGATCTTCGTCGCTAATCTCGAAGATGTTAGGGAGTTCTGGGACTCGCAGGGTTTTCGGTTGCAAGTCGAAATCATGACCGATTGCATCAACCGCAAGTTGTGGTCGTGTGCCATCGCCACAGATCAACATCTCTTTCAGTTCGCCAGATACACCTCGCAAGTGGCGGTGACAAAATCGCTTCAGTCGTGTGATGTGTCCATCGAGTGCATCACGCAAACCTTGTTCGCTGTTGGCGCTAGCCGGTCGATAGTCCAATAGCAAACGACCAGAGCTAGCGATGCCGACATCCCATTGCTTGCCCGTTCCGTCAGCAATCATGATCGGTTGATCGCCCCACAAAGTGGGCTCGCCAACCAACCGGGCGATACCTACCAAGGACGGCTCGACCCACATGACTTCGATATCCGCGTTTCGAAGTGAGTCATAAATCAATTGAATCAGCGATCGGTTTACGACGCCGGTAACCGCGTAGTCGGTGGTCGCGTCAATCTTTCGGCGAGCACTGCCGGTTACTTTTTCGCCCGGACCAAGTTGTAGATAGCGAGGAATCCGATCGGCTAACATCGTAAGTTCGTGATCAACCTCACTGGCCGTGCCGATCGTAACCCGAGTCACACAGAAGTCACCGTCCAGCGATACGGCGATGGGATGCCGCTGCATGCCGTGTCGGTCGACGAGCGTTTCGAACGCCTCAACTAACGCAAAGCGTCCATCCCAGTTCAGCCATCCATCCGGTTCAGGACAGGCAAGGCTATCGATCGTGATTTTATAGCGATCGTTACCGATAGGTGTCGCGATTGCAACTTGAAGCAAGTGGCTTTCGATGCGCAGACCAAAGCAACGCGAGGCCACCACATCACTTGGATGTGTGGTTCGGCTCCCTTTTTTGCGAATCGGATCGGCCATCGTCGAATCGGTCCCAACAGACTTAAAATGGCACACGCCCATGGACGTGGCACTACCCTTCAGGGATCAAGTCGGTTGGATCAGTTGTTCGGGTCGATGCAATCTGAACGCTCAGGCCTAGCTAGGGCCGAGCGCGGTCGGGCCATGCCACAAGTTCCGGTTATGCCGAATTTTGATAGCGCCAACAGTTTGATTCTTAAGCAGCACGCAAGAGAATCGCGGTTTTCGGTGTTGGCGAATCAGGCCGCTCGGTTAGATCGTTTCTGTGTTCGAGTTCGTGGAGCGAACGCCGCACGGTTTCGGCGATTTCGTCCATGTCGTCGTCCGCGCCAACGTCGATTGGTTCGCCAAAGTAAACGTCGACAATCGCAAAGGGCTTGGGAATCTGCATTCGGTCCCAAGTCCGGCTAAGGATCCAGCGACGTGTTGGGATCGCCAATACCGGCAAAACGGGCGTCCTTGTCTTTTGGGCCAAGAAACCCGCACCCTTCTGAACGGACCCACGTGGTCCACGCGGACCATCGACTGCGATCACTGCCGGCCAACCTGATTCGACGTGACGGACAAGGCAATGTAACGCGGTTGCGCCGCCTTTGCGTGATTTGCCGCTGCTGCCGCGGACGGGAGTCTTACCGCACAACCGAAGCGTGGGCACGATCATTTCAGCATCGGCGGACCGGGAAACCATCGCACCGGTTCCGGGATCGCCGAACATCCCTGCCGCCACTTGGTGGGCATGCAGTTGGGCAAACACATAAGTGCGGCCTGTTTGACTTCGAATTCGTCCACGGGGGTCGTTGTGGACTCGAACCCGGCACGTCAATCGAAGTCCGTAGACGGCAAATCCGACGAGCCAAGGGACAATCCGTTTCATCATGGGGCTTTCGAGGGTACAGAAATCAAATGCGTGGCCCCTGGATATACGAAGTTTCCCGGTCCCGGCAAACGTCAAAAACTCGATTGCAAAGATAAGATGATCGCTCACCTGGTGTGTTTCACGCGCGCATCTCGGCAGGCCCTGTTGCGCCGCAAGCCAGTGCTAGCTCATCATCGATCGGTATTGGCCCGGCGTCTGGCCGACTTCGCGTTTAAAAACGACGCTGAAGTACTCGGAATGTTTGAAACCGGTCAGCGAAGCGATTTGAGCAAGGGAAAGGTCGGTCTCGACTAATAACTGGCGAGCACGCTTCATTTGGACGTCACGGATTTCGGCTTGGGGCGAGCGTCCGATCGCTTTGCGAAAGCGTCGTTCTAGCGAGCTGCGGGCAATCAAAACTTCTTGCAAAATATCCGTCACGTTCAAGCCCAAGCAGGCTCGTTCGCGAATGATCTTGATTGCCATCACCACCTCAGCGTCCTCGATCGACAACACGTCGGTCGATTGACGAGCGGTGGTTCCAATGGGGGGAATCAGTCGATTCGCATTCTTTGGTTTTTCGCCCTTCATCAAACGATCAAGCAATGACGCCGCTTCGAAACCAATCTGCTCTGCCGGCGGAATGACGCTCGACAACGGCGGCTGACAGAAATCACAGATCACCTGATCGTTGTCGACGCCGATCACTGCTGCTTGATCCGGAACTTGTATTCCCGCAGTCCGGCAGGCTTCCAGGACATGCTGGCCGCGAAAATCATTGCATGCCATCACACCGATTGGTTTGGGCAGTCTCTTCAGCCAATCGACGATCTGGGCCTGCTGTTTCTCCCACCCAAATCGGCGCGCTTTGGACCAGTTCAGCAAATGCGTGTGAACTTCACATCCGTGTTCGTTAGCCGCGGTTGTAAATCCCAACTGGCGTTCGGAAGACCAATAGTGATCGCTGAAGCCGCAGAAAGCGAAGCTTGTCAGTCCGCGCTGGATCAAATGCTCAGCCGCCATTCGGCCGATTGCCTGGTGGTCGCACAGTATCGACGGAATTCCCTGTTCGCCGTAAATGTCCGTCAAATTCACCGTCGGAATCCCCCACCGTAAAACCAGGTCGGCCATTTCTGGTGTCGTGGATCGAGTGATGATGCCATCACCCTCCCACTGCTCTAGCCAAGTCGGTGGCGCGGTTAGGAACTCGTGAATGTTCAGTTGCACTGCCCACCCAGGGTTCTGCATCAGATAACGGCTAATTCCCTCTAGCACACCTCGGCCAAACGACATGGCCGTTT
Proteins encoded in this window:
- a CDS encoding type II secretion system protein GspD, with amino-acid sequence MDGNETNNNPIRVRRSIVIGMGLLSATCLSSIAVGQTPRAFDPSIDARPIELAHAWPAGEGSIVRPRAKLISAKASPFTAALTAAAAEVDEDRRATNAPQPWVSTPLPNSDAARTSHATSSPSDAQASQSAEPRTVDEALQMRGTVSFRKTPLSEVVFLLSDLWKINIVAGEEVSGEVSGTFFNAPLSEVLAAALTSSGYSYRKTGSSLVVLSADQVGMDDPSFISETVTLPSSLRDDNSTLEAAEMLLSERGQMKKIGVDMVLVIDKPERIERVRNLFASLSPTTSSTASATVESSSTLADTASELPAPLSTNEPVIAGIAYFTPQFTEADELAEPLRMTLGDSAIVAVYSQENRIMVKGTPAELQTASEIVTQLDVARQQVRITAMIYDVSLSELEQIGVNWSREVRGIANAQNEALVNVTENVSDFLKASSSMTTTGAASVGIRTITGAMESSVFLEALDSTSEAKLLADPSITVGDRREASIRIVRKIPIVGANPVSGSNAVFTQTEFEEAGVILKVKPRISRDGTIEMEVSPEYSVVAEITSTGPVIDSRTAQTFVRVANGQMFVLGGLRQKSIVESNRGIPFLRDLKYVGGLFRSHDTEVRESELIVFLKPEIVTPYFTGTPREQRAAQVTECQLDQIPYAEACPQSPYCRDTRCPNHHPRPRLNAGSSGLMMIGGDGIYETTNQFPSNIQNIEVEAETRVPTIIETTNHEYFPPVVIDARISP
- a CDS encoding lysophospholipid acyltransferase family protein, with translation MMKRIVPWLVGFAVYGLRLTCRVRVHNDPRGRIRSQTGRTYVFAQLHAHQVAAGMFGDPGTGAMVSRSADAEMIVPTLRLCGKTPVRGSSGKSRKGGATALHCLVRHVESGWPAVIAVDGPRGPRGSVQKGAGFLAQKTRTPVLPVLAIPTRRWILSRTWDRMQIPKPFAIVDVYFGEPIDVGADDDMDEIAETVRRSLHELEHRNDLTERPDSPTPKTAILLRAA
- a CDS encoding XylR family transcriptional regulator, whose amino-acid sequence is MNEKSQLDLPAASILDVPTGHDRPNVLLIVETAMSFGRGVLEGISRYLMQNPGWAVQLNIHEFLTAPPTWLEQWEGDGIITRSTTPEMADLVLRWGIPTVNLTDIYGEQGIPSILCDHQAIGRMAAEHLIQRGLTSFAFCGFSDHYWSSERQLGFTTAANEHGCEVHTHLLNWSKARRFGWEKQQAQIVDWLKRLPKPIGVMACNDFRGQHVLEACRTAGIQVPDQAAVIGVDNDQVICDFCQPPLSSVIPPAEQIGFEAASLLDRLMKGEKPKNANRLIPPIGTTARQSTDVLSIEDAEVVMAIKIIRERACLGLNVTDILQEVLIARSSLERRFRKAIGRSPQAEIRDVQMKRARQLLVETDLSLAQIASLTGFKHSEYFSVVFKREVGQTPGQYRSMMS
- a CDS encoding GerMN domain-containing protein translates to MADPIRKKGSRTTHPSDVVASRCFGLRIESHLLQVAIATPIGNDRYKITIDSLACPEPDGWLNWDGRFALVEAFETLVDRHGMQRHPIAVSLDGDFCVTRVTIGTASEVDHELTMLADRIPRYLQLGPGEKVTGSARRKIDATTDYAVTGVVNRSLIQLIYDSLRNADIEVMWVEPSLVGIARLVGEPTLWGDQPIMIADGTGKQWDVGIASSGRLLLDYRPASANSEQGLRDALDGHITRLKRFCHRHLRGVSGELKEMLICGDGTRPQLAVDAIGHDFDLQPKTLRVPELPNIFEISDEDRQSSCVPAVATVFPLLTRVQASDVPDLLVQVRRAPDLSWPQQAAKMLWPVAVASICMITSYGLVSKERRRHAGTKQGRTELQSQIVASNIKFSQLARKREQLDHFKLIEKQTTEPDWSEMLTNVTQSLPEMAKLNEFRIESGGQVLMDGTVIEESIVYEVVNTLRRLPGVTQVALKGTTPEQDTQSTRFAIRLTTKQAERPSQIGIDDE